From Calothrix sp. PCC 6303, a single genomic window includes:
- a CDS encoding molecular chaperone, whose product MLKRATSLVLSLVSAIAFMVPEAIAMEIGVSPPRFEIKMDGKTKSQSIKIVNMSSEPVEMQAYVRNWTLNENNQIEEISSTEQSLDQWIVFTPSRFTIPPRGTQNVRFAIRPKVKPAAGEHRAIIYLEEVPSANAGSQAVKAVGRVGVAVYAYSGDVKRVATINSINVDAKSTAVQAKFDVSNTGNAHVRLKGQYAIWRAANYPGLKATQAIPKDKSKLPANVISVGDLDFAPILPAMRRQLTLPIKQKLPPGNYVLDINGDLSGVPIDQGIKFTVPVANTSPVTPRK is encoded by the coding sequence ATGTTAAAAAGAGCTACGAGTTTAGTACTAAGTTTAGTAAGCGCGATCGCATTCATGGTTCCAGAGGCAATTGCAATGGAGATTGGGGTAAGTCCACCCCGCTTTGAAATCAAGATGGATGGCAAAACCAAATCACAATCCATCAAAATCGTGAATATGTCGTCGGAACCTGTGGAAATGCAGGCTTACGTCAGAAATTGGACGCTAAATGAAAATAATCAAATAGAAGAAATTAGTTCTACAGAACAATCTCTAGATCAATGGATTGTTTTTACCCCTTCTCGCTTTACCATTCCACCCCGTGGTACACAAAATGTCCGCTTTGCGATTCGTCCCAAAGTTAAACCCGCTGCTGGTGAACATCGAGCAATTATTTATCTAGAAGAAGTTCCCTCAGCAAATGCAGGTTCTCAAGCAGTGAAAGCAGTAGGACGTGTTGGTGTAGCTGTCTATGCCTACTCTGGTGATGTGAAACGGGTTGCAACCATCAATTCCATTAATGTTGATGCTAAATCCACTGCTGTCCAAGCGAAATTTGATGTTTCTAATACGGGTAATGCCCATGTCCGACTCAAAGGACAATATGCAATTTGGCGCGCAGCAAATTATCCAGGTTTAAAAGCAACTCAAGCTATACCAAAAGACAAATCTAAGCTGCCTGCAAACGTCATAAGTGTTGGAGATTTAGATTTTGCACCAATTTTGCCAGCAATGCGTCGTCAACTCACTCTCCCAATCAAGCAGAAATTACCACCGGGAAACTATGTATTAGATATCAATGGAGATTTGAGCGGTGTTCCCATAGATCAAGGAATTAAGTTCACAGTTCCAGTTGCTAATACTAGTCCTGTAACTCCTAGAAAATAA
- a CDS encoding carboxypeptidase regulatory-like domain-containing protein produces the protein MLYLALPPAPPPIVMTVAPKSTVKTSNQKLIKPSTDAEETCFSLEVNSQKPSLVNSLFNKMLAASTPVSENPACKPQKASSVKEFPQVHQNRVKNNYGDSNSPSISHNSTGKQAATTPKIANNQPNATDSAVVSAIKSSKSQIIAANSQDTVTQILAAVQELINISIYASINNIIPVDTSTQSQSYESEPTKDINSQKVAIKSNPITTEKPEAQANAIASGENFDSAKILAIIQELVTISISASLNNIVGNALELETLNPDNNSQLSKPKQAENTQKIAATTSSTTKLDSNINQNPKNQSNPDNSIQLARNPDEPFLVAVVINGREVGTLDIIQQGNTLLIPIDSFSDLAGFEVKKTSKNLDIKTPLGSVQLSPDSLKQINGISYISSDEINSKLSIKVSLNTADLTLLTDLPWRSANGQYRQRQPNLKPEFFAPKNGLSSFRQELDISTTGGDSSLRSSSRLGGRIGGGSFQARIDNDFVNQPEISEYFFYKRFNSLRLQVGRQQVGLHPLISQIDLTGLQLGYSNLPAESFSSGYGANELLPRRSRPIQSFRGDAPPASFVQLRVSGVPVAQQQVGFDGKYEFVDVSLPIGQSNEVEVAIFDRNNLRVPITVRTVRINASDLLLPAGGNVQLGGIGFSGNLVQNTLFNQQFDSDYAGKFVGFYQMRQGLSNNLTFEGSVQATPGDLQSQAGLVLRLANPVILSGSVGTSGDKVGYTADLDVQLKNLQINANSQSLPRGYESTSGASQRYNHSLELKYNLNNNFNLGFIARNYKDSSRDSSYILPTFTARPFSSLSINGRPDIEGRYLVNAFYQPSAATRLSFNTYGDLYTSDLSYKFGNDYQLSLGNEFGGSLDSRYSFSIGRNPSRLDQLGWNIGLAYRGGEVAPIAGASMRVLPGLFARVEYQGIPSRTRGIFGGVGDDRFTVSLVSDLSFAGGRVTPASYGGISKERGAIAGRIQVAGGKKNFDLSGSNVRVIDSRNRMVGAARTDKGGNFFVGNLPEGVYFVELEPDELPIELSIAKTTRSVEVANSAVTKLDFPVRQEYGVAGKITDATGQPVAEVKIELLNGAGARVISNVTDKFGLYRLDGVPVGKYTLRISQTDQLNSNDTLPKRQVEVSDEFVYNQNLQLPISTAAKKK, from the coding sequence ATGCTCTACCTAGCTTTACCACCTGCACCACCTCCAATTGTGATGACAGTGGCTCCCAAATCTACTGTCAAAACCTCGAATCAGAAGCTGATTAAACCTTCAACTGATGCGGAAGAAACTTGTTTTTCATTAGAAGTTAATTCTCAGAAACCAAGTCTGGTTAATAGCTTATTCAACAAAATGTTAGCGGCTTCCACTCCTGTAAGTGAGAATCCAGCTTGCAAACCTCAGAAAGCTTCTAGTGTTAAAGAATTTCCTCAAGTACATCAGAATCGGGTAAAAAACAACTATGGCGACAGCAACTCCCCCTCAATTTCGCACAACTCGACGGGTAAACAAGCAGCAACTACGCCCAAAATTGCAAACAATCAACCAAATGCGACTGATTCTGCTGTCGTCAGTGCTATTAAATCAAGCAAATCGCAAATAATAGCCGCAAATTCTCAGGATACTGTCACCCAAATTCTTGCTGCTGTTCAAGAATTAATTAATATTTCTATTTACGCTTCAATTAATAATATAATTCCTGTAGATACTTCAACTCAGTCACAATCATATGAGTCTGAACCTACAAAGGATATCAATAGTCAAAAAGTTGCAATCAAAAGTAATCCTATAACTACCGAAAAACCAGAAGCACAGGCAAATGCTATTGCTAGTGGTGAAAACTTTGATAGTGCCAAAATTCTGGCAATTATCCAGGAATTAGTGACTATCTCCATATCAGCATCTCTGAATAATATTGTGGGTAATGCTCTCGAATTAGAGACTTTAAACCCTGACAATAACTCACAGTTATCTAAGCCGAAACAAGCTGAAAATACTCAAAAGATTGCAGCTACCACCAGCAGTACAACGAAACTGGATAGCAATATTAATCAAAATCCAAAAAACCAAAGCAACCCAGACAACTCGATCCAATTAGCTAGAAATCCTGACGAACCCTTTCTAGTAGCAGTAGTAATTAATGGTCGAGAAGTAGGAACTTTAGATATTATTCAACAGGGAAACACTCTCCTCATCCCTATTGATAGCTTCTCAGATCTTGCTGGATTTGAAGTTAAAAAGACTAGTAAAAATTTAGATATTAAAACCCCTTTAGGCTCTGTTCAATTATCACCAGATTCATTAAAACAAATTAACGGTATTAGTTATATTAGCAGTGATGAAATTAATAGTAAATTAAGCATTAAAGTTAGTTTAAATACAGCCGATTTAACCCTACTTACCGATTTACCCTGGCGAAGTGCAAATGGTCAATATCGTCAGCGTCAACCGAATTTAAAGCCAGAATTTTTTGCTCCTAAAAATGGGTTATCAAGCTTCCGTCAAGAATTGGATATTAGCACCACGGGCGGTGATAGCAGCTTGCGAAGTTCTAGCCGCTTAGGAGGACGAATCGGTGGTGGATCTTTCCAAGCAAGAATTGATAATGATTTTGTTAATCAACCTGAAATTTCCGAATACTTCTTTTATAAACGTTTTAACAGTTTACGCTTACAAGTGGGTCGCCAACAGGTTGGCTTACATCCATTAATTAGTCAAATAGATCTAACTGGTTTACAACTAGGTTATAGTAATTTGCCAGCCGAAAGTTTTAGCAGTGGTTATGGTGCAAATGAACTTTTACCAAGACGTTCACGACCAATTCAAAGTTTTCGCGGTGATGCACCACCAGCAAGTTTTGTTCAACTCAGAGTTAGTGGAGTTCCTGTTGCTCAACAGCAAGTAGGATTTGATGGTAAATATGAATTTGTTGATGTCAGTTTACCAATTGGTCAAAGTAACGAAGTTGAAGTTGCAATTTTTGACCGGAATAATTTGAGAGTTCCAATAACTGTGAGAACAGTACGGATTAACGCCTCAGATTTACTTTTACCAGCCGGAGGAAACGTTCAACTAGGTGGCATTGGCTTTAGTGGGAATTTAGTCCAAAATACCTTATTTAACCAGCAATTTGATTCTGATTATGCTGGTAAATTCGTTGGTTTTTACCAGATGCGACAAGGGCTTTCAAATAATCTGACCTTTGAAGGTTCAGTTCAAGCGACACCAGGGGATTTACAAAGTCAAGCTGGTTTAGTTCTGCGTTTAGCAAATCCAGTTATTTTATCAGGAAGTGTAGGAACTTCTGGTGATAAAGTTGGATATACCGCTGATTTAGATGTTCAGCTTAAAAATTTACAAATTAATGCAAATTCTCAATCTTTACCAAGGGGATATGAAAGTACAAGCGGAGCTAGTCAGCGTTATAATCACAGCTTAGAACTCAAATACAACTTAAATAATAATTTCAATTTAGGTTTTATAGCCCGCAATTACAAAGATTCCAGCCGAGACAGTAGCTACATTTTACCAACATTTACAGCTAGACCTTTTTCCAGTTTATCAATTAATGGCAGACCAGATATTGAGGGGCGCTATTTAGTCAATGCTTTTTATCAACCTAGTGCGGCAACTCGATTATCATTTAACACCTATGGTGATTTATATACTTCCGATTTGAGTTATAAATTTGGTAATGACTATCAATTATCCTTGGGAAATGAATTTGGTGGCAGTTTAGACTCGCGTTATTCCTTCAGTATTGGTCGTAATCCTAGCCGTTTAGATCAGTTAGGTTGGAATATCGGATTAGCTTATCGTGGAGGAGAAGTTGCACCAATTGCGGGTGCCAGTATGCGGGTGTTACCGGGTTTATTTGCCAGAGTAGAATATCAAGGAATACCTTCACGCACTAGGGGGATATTTGGTGGTGTTGGGGATGATCGTTTCACTGTTTCCCTAGTATCAGACTTATCATTTGCTGGTGGTCGGGTGACACCTGCAAGCTACGGTGGTATTAGCAAAGAGCGAGGCGCGATCGCTGGAAGAATCCAAGTCGCTGGTGGCAAGAAAAACTTCGATTTGAGCGGTTCAAATGTCCGCGTAATTGATAGCCGTAACCGCATGGTTGGTGCTGCTCGAACTGATAAAGGAGGCAATTTCTTTGTCGGTAATTTACCAGAGGGCGTGTATTTTGTCGAACTAGAACCAGATGAATTACCGATCGAGCTTTCCATTGCCAAGACAACTAGAAGCGTGGAAGTTGCCAATTCTGCTGTGACTAAACTCGATTTCCCAGTACGTCAAGAATATGGTGTTGCCGGAAAAATCACTGATGCAACAGGACAACCCGTTGCCGAAGTCAAAATCGAACTCCTCAACGGTGCTGGTGCTAGAGTCATATCTAACGTGACTGATAAATTTGGTTTGTACCGTCTGGATGGTGTTCCCGTTGGTAAATACACATTACGGATTTCCCAAACAGATCAACTCAACTCCAATGACACTCTCCCTAAGCGTCAAGTAGAAGTTAGTGACGAGTTTGTTTATAACCAGAATTTACAGTTACCAATTTCCACCGCAGCTAAGAAAAAGTAG
- a CDS encoding endonuclease/exonuclease/phosphatase family protein: MIKVATINILFKMELWQQRQDLLVSGLQKINADIICLQEVNIEANTGAYLAEKLGMPYIYQTNFNQLPYKGGCEYGICILSRYPFSKQESLDLKTQGRLAQFVQVEINHQPVIICNGHYYWQPGSCQERMEQFKLLVNWLGELSPELPIIVVGDFNATPDTSEIEFLRKYFTSAYEKCHGSEPEYTCPTPLAKANRQLWRAVGLKVVNAVVHRTIKPWQGTLDYVFFNQHLQVNDCQLILTEASPENSLIYPSDHFGIVADFDFD; this comes from the coding sequence ATGATTAAAGTTGCAACTATCAATATCTTATTCAAGATGGAATTATGGCAGCAGCGCCAGGATTTATTAGTATCTGGATTGCAAAAAATTAACGCTGATATTATTTGTTTACAGGAAGTAAATATAGAAGCGAATACTGGCGCTTACCTTGCAGAAAAGTTGGGTATGCCATATATTTATCAAACTAATTTTAATCAATTACCCTATAAAGGTGGTTGCGAATATGGAATTTGCATTCTTAGTCGCTATCCTTTTAGTAAACAAGAATCTTTAGATCTAAAAACCCAAGGACGTTTGGCTCAATTTGTCCAGGTGGAAATTAATCATCAACCTGTAATTATTTGTAATGGTCATTATTATTGGCAACCGGGTTCCTGTCAAGAAAGGATGGAACAGTTTAAATTATTAGTTAACTGGTTAGGTGAATTATCGCCAGAATTACCGATAATTGTTGTCGGTGATTTTAATGCAACGCCGGATACTTCAGAAATCGAATTTTTGCGTAAATATTTTACATCTGCCTATGAAAAATGCCACGGTTCCGAGCCAGAATATACTTGCCCGACCCCACTAGCTAAAGCTAACAGACAATTATGGCGTGCTGTGGGTTTAAAAGTAGTTAATGCCGTTGTACATCGCACTATTAAACCTTGGCAGGGAACTCTCGATTATGTTTTTTTTAATCAACATTTACAGGTTAATGATTGTCAATTAATTCTAACGGAAGCATCTCCAGAAAATTCCTTAATTTATCCTTCTGATCATTTTGGGATTGTTGCGGATTTTGATTTTGATTAA
- a CDS encoding Uma2 family endonuclease: MVQAPPKSITVDEFISQYGDSDRYELIDGELIEMEPTGPHEQVAGFVGRKFNVEIDQKYPDYLIPHRCLVKLLGTATAFRPDVIVLDKTQLTNEPLWQREPVITLGGSIKLVAEVVSTNWQNDYARKSEDYVALGVPEYWIIDYLGVGGREYIGKPKQPTIIICTLLEDEYHKRLFRNDDLLVSQIFPEIKLTANQVFAASKL; encoded by the coding sequence ATGGTTCAAGCACCACCTAAGTCTATAACTGTTGATGAGTTCATTTCGCAGTATGGCGATAGCGATCGCTACGAATTAATTGATGGGGAATTAATCGAAATGGAACCAACTGGTCCACATGAACAGGTAGCAGGGTTTGTAGGGCGGAAATTTAATGTGGAGATCGACCAAAAATACCCAGATTACCTGATTCCCCACCGATGTCTAGTTAAACTTTTAGGTACAGCAACAGCTTTTCGTCCAGATGTAATTGTATTAGATAAAACTCAGCTTACCAACGAACCATTATGGCAACGGGAACCTGTGATTACTCTTGGAGGTTCAATCAAACTTGTTGCCGAAGTTGTTAGCACTAACTGGCAGAATGATTATGCTCGTAAATCAGAAGATTATGTAGCACTAGGTGTTCCAGAATATTGGATTATAGATTATTTGGGTGTTGGTGGTAGGGAGTACATTGGCAAACCAAAACAGCCAACAATTATAATTTGTACTTTACTTGAAGATGAGTATCACAAGCGGTTATTCCGCAATGATGATTTACTTGTTTCCCAAATTTTTCCGGAAATCAAGCTAACTGCAAATCAAGTTTTTGCTGCCAGTAAATTGTAG
- a CDS encoding type II toxin-antitoxin system RelE/ParE family toxin, translated as MTFQVEILPIAEKQIDQAYSWYRERNPEFADRWFRGLMNAVATLQEKPLRCPLTIENDIFSEDVRQLLYGKSKNIYRVLFAIRDTKVHILYVCHTAQAPLTLDEIKQLESDI; from the coding sequence ATGACATTCCAAGTTGAGATTCTTCCTATTGCGGAGAAACAAATTGATCAAGCATATAGCTGGTATAGAGAACGCAATCCCGAATTTGCCGATAGATGGTTCCGAGGATTGATGAATGCTGTCGCAACTTTGCAAGAGAAACCCCTACGCTGTCCATTGACGATTGAGAATGATATTTTCTCTGAGGATGTTCGTCAATTACTTTATGGGAAATCCAAAAACATATATCGGGTGCTTTTTGCAATTCGAGATACAAAAGTACATATATTATACGTTTGTCATACTGCCCAAGCGCCCTTGACTTTAGATGAAATAAAGCAATTAGAAAGTGATATTTAG
- a CDS encoding XisI protein: MDNLNKYRQIIKELIAQYAKFKPSHGDIRLDTIFDESQDRYGLMQVGWDRGKRIRGNLIYLTLSAGKVTVEYDGMESGITQDLIDCGIAEEDIILAFISQQDSRIPA, from the coding sequence GTGGATAACTTAAATAAATATCGACAAATAATCAAAGAACTGATTGCTCAATACGCAAAATTCAAACCATCCCACGGTGATATTAGATTAGATACAATTTTCGATGAATCCCAAGATAGATATGGTTTGATGCAAGTAGGATGGGACAGAGGAAAACGAATTAGGGGTAATTTGATTTACTTAACTTTATCGGCAGGAAAAGTGACGGTTGAGTACGATGGCATGGAATCGGGAATTACTCAAGACTTAATCGATTGCGGTATCGCTGAAGAAGATATTATATTAGCGTTTATTTCTCAACAAGATAGTCGAATTCCTGCTTAA
- a CDS encoding XisH family protein yields the protein MPPRDAIHEIVKQALIKDGWIIKEKDDPYVISYGERFLFVDLGASKSEADNIQGSLIGAEKNNSRIAIEIKEFKAKSIIKDLEQAIGQYVLYQLLLQKVDPGRDVYLAISDTLYEDFFQEPIGELVINEIPLKMIVVNLKRVEVKKWIT from the coding sequence GTGCCACCAAGGGATGCAATCCATGAAATTGTCAAGCAAGCATTGATTAAAGACGGTTGGATAATCAAAGAAAAAGATGACCCTTATGTAATATCCTACGGTGAGAGATTTCTCTTTGTTGACCTGGGGGCAAGTAAATCTGAGGCTGATAACATCCAAGGTAGTTTGATTGGTGCAGAAAAGAATAATAGCCGTATTGCAATAGAGATCAAGGAATTTAAAGCCAAATCGATAATTAAAGATTTAGAACAAGCGATTGGACAGTATGTTCTCTATCAATTACTTTTGCAGAAAGTAGACCCAGGACGTGATGTTTACTTGGCTATTAGCGATACTCTTTATGAAGATTTTTTTCAAGAACCAATAGGTGAACTTGTTATCAATGAGATACCATTAAAGATGATTGTTGTCAACTTAAAAAGGGTTGAAGTAAAGAAGTGGATAACTTAA